GAACCTGGAATGCCTGCGCCTGGAATGCGAACGAGAACTGCGCGGGCTCCTGATCCATCTGCGCGAAGCATTCCTCTACATCCAGCAAAGCAGGAACCCGCTCGGATTTTTCGCCCGTGCCAATGCAACGCTGCTCCCGATTATGTACGGGGTTCACTACCTAAACCACCGCACCTACCCCGAAAACCACCAGCAGATCTTTAACGAATACCCTTCGCTCAAGGCTCCTATCAGTAGCCGAAACGAAAAGGCTTTCCTCGACAGCATAAATAACTATATTGCGACCGTCACCGACATCGTGAACCTTGTGGACTCGATGGATGTAGTGTAAACGAGGAAAGCATGATCTGCAACAGCATTCTAGGTACCACCCACCACGGCACCTACAAAAAAGTTATCGATGTTCTGTTCGAACGGCACGAGCTCAAGGAACATTCCATCCGCCGCATCGCCAAAGACGGCGTCGAAATCGAAGTGGAAGTCAACGAAGACCTACAAGAAGGCGACATCCTCGTCGAAACGGACCACTATGTTTATGCGGTGAAGATCTATGTTCCGAAGCCGCCAAAAGAAAATCTTGACCCCGTAAACAAGGTCAAGCATTACTTATAATTAATTCAGATTTTTTTGTTAGGCGGCTTCGCCGCGATTATAAACAACTCAGAAATCTGAACTCCGAATTCTGAATTATTTATCTACTGAGCATCTTGCCGTTAAGAGTCGCAATCCAATGCCTGTTCATCGCCTTGGCTGGAACCTTCAAGGTCGTGAGGCCCTTACCAATTCGCGTCTTGTACAGCACCGTTCCGTTCAAGTCGACAAGGGCAAACATTCCGCCCAGACTCGTCTGGATTTCGAGATGGTCGCCATTCACTGCAAAGTAGTTCGTCGGAGAAAGTCTGCTCAGATTTTCCATCTGAACATTCCTGTAATTTGACTGCGTTATGGTATCCTTCTGCCAATCCGGATCATGAATCACGGGCTCAGTCACAATGGGCTGCGAAGGTTCGGTAAATCCGAGTTGCTGGTCCATCCACTGCATTCTTTCTTTCATCTTCTTGCGAAGGTGTTCGAACTCGCCGTCCCAAGTGCTTGCATTATTGCCACCCATGGTGATGCCGCCACCCATGCCGCCACCCCACATTCCCCACGGGTTCTGGTTTTGGCCACCCTGGTTCTGGTTGTTGCAGTATTTCATCGGCTCCGGATCGGGATCTCCCTGTCCGCTACCCTGTCCCAGGTTAGGCCAACGCTTGAAGTTGCGGTCAGCCGCCTTGGTGATGTAGAGCTTCATGGAATCCAGGTACGCATCCATCGTCTTGGTATGCCACACTCCGCTGCGGAGTTCCGCCCAGCGCTTCTTCAATTCACTCTGATAATGGCTGTCCTTCCACATGCCGATAAGCCAGTTCGGAGCTTTCAGGCCACCACCCATCATCATCATTCCACCCTGGCCCTGTTTCTGAGGATTCTCGATTTGCCAGCCATCGGTCGTTGTCGACCCCATGCCGCCACCGTTACTCATGGCGAGGTTAAAGTCCCAAGCCGGGCCGAGAGTCACCTTGCCCCCCTTGCTGTCCTTGGGCTTGTGCAAGAAGAAACTGCACCAGTAGGAGTCGGAATTGTTGGTGACCTCTTCGTGCAGCACATAGTCAAGCGCAGAAGTCATATCCACATAATTTTCATAGCCGCTACCATTCTTACCGTTCTTGAACAGATTTTCGAGATCTTCCAGGTACTTTTTCAGGTAGGCCTGCTGCTGAGTTTGCAGGTTTTCCTTCTTGGGGTAGTGCATAATGACATTCAGGCCGTCAGCCGTGCTGAAACCTTCCTTGTTGATATCTTCCATGCCCATGCCACCGGTATTGGTACCCGTCTTGTCGAAAGCCCAGATGTAGCCGCCAGTCACGTCGTCGCCACTGATGTCGGTTTCCTTGAGTTTGCTCACGTTTACACGATACTTGCCGCGCTTGATTTTTTCGATGAGCACGTAGACGCCGCGGTACACACCGTTGATATACAAGTCGAAATGCCTGGTGCGGGGGCTGTAATGCCCAGCCTGCCTAAACAGCCAATGGGCAAGGGCGTTGCGCATCATGCTCTTGTCCACATACGGGCCATGCAAGACCCAGTCATCACCAGGAGGAAGCCCAAACAGGCTCACGTCCATGCCTTCGCCCTTCTCGTCGCGGACTTCGATGCTGTAACCCGGTTTCGGGAACTTGGCCGAGGACTGCCCACGAACCTTGATACCGATGTCATAGCGGGTTCCCTTGGCACTGTCGGCCACATTGTTCGTGGCGCCATCAAGAACCTTCATGGTGGCAGGGATTTTCTCGGTCACATTCTGATCGAGGCACTCGCCCTTGGTATCAATGAATACAATCGGCAGATCGTAGGTCTGCGCTAGCGAAAAAGACGCCAATAGCGCCGTGGCAGAAATGACTTTAGCCCAATAGCCCATAAAACCTCCAAATTGGATAATATAAAAATACACCCAAACGTGTAAAAATTATCGTTAAAATCAATTTACGCGTTGTGTAATTTTACAACACCACGGCATTTGTTGTGTAAAAACTTTTATATCCACCTTGGATAAATCTGTTTAGGGCAACTATCAGGGCGGTCTAGGCATCAAAATAGGCGTATACAAGCCAACAATGTAAAATTTTTGTATAATAGTAGCTGATAAAAGCTACAGGAGGTAAATCATGTTTACCGAATCAAAGGCTCAAAAAGTTTTCGCCTTTCCATTCAACGCCAGTCTTACCTGGCTGTGTTTTTTGATTGCCGCCATTCTATGCCTGCCGGGCACAACCCGCGCACAGGAGCAGTTTACGCCAGCGGAACTCGATACGCTCGTTTCGACCATCGCCCTCTACCCGGACCCGCTCCTGGTGCAGGTACTTGCCGCCTCTGTTCACGGTGACGAAATTCCGGGAGCATCCGACTGGGCAAACCAGCATAAGAACCTCAAGGGGCAGGAACTTGCCGAAAGAATCAAACTGGAAGACCTCCCCTACGACGAAAGCGTCCAGGCTCTTATTCCATTCCCGACGGTCCTTGCCACCATGGCCAGGTATCAGATATGGACCGATCAGCTAGGTGACGCCGTCGCCACCCAAAAGGAAGCCGTGATGGACGCCGTGCAGCGTATGCGAAACGCCGCCTACAACCATGGACACCTGCAAAGTAACGAGCAGGTCAAGATTATTAAAGAAAAGACCATCATCATCGAGCCCGTGCAAAAAGAATACATCTACGTGCCAGTCTACAATCCGCACGTCGTCTACTACACCTATTCCAGCGGCTATTCGGGACTGCGTTACCGCTCCGGCGTATGGATCGGCAGCTACTACGATCCCTGGGGCTGGAACAGCAGCCGGTTCGAATGGGATACGCACCTGATTTACGTTCACGACTACCGCTGGTACCACAACAGGCCCCGTCCACACCACCCGCCGCGTCGTTACGCACCGCCCCCTCCGCGAACCGACCGCCACACTCCGCCACCGCCCAGGGGCGACCGCTACGCGGTCCCACCTAGCAAACCGGCGAAGACCCCAATGAACCACCGCAACGCGCCCGTAAGCCACTCCTACGTTCCTCAGCCGCAACACACCTACAGCCAGACGAACGCACCCGTTCCCAGAACGGCAACCATCAAGAGCAACAACACCAACTGGCAGGAAGATTACCATAACCAGAGCCGCGGACAAACGTACG
The window above is part of the Fibrobacter sp. UWH4 genome. Proteins encoded here:
- a CDS encoding CotH kinase family protein: MGYWAKVISATALLASFSLAQTYDLPIVFIDTKGECLDQNVTEKIPATMKVLDGATNNVADSAKGTRYDIGIKVRGQSSAKFPKPGYSIEVRDEKGEGMDVSLFGLPPGDDWVLHGPYVDKSMMRNALAHWLFRQAGHYSPRTRHFDLYINGVYRGVYVLIEKIKRGKYRVNVSKLKETDISGDDVTGGYIWAFDKTGTNTGGMGMEDINKEGFSTADGLNVIMHYPKKENLQTQQQAYLKKYLEDLENLFKNGKNGSGYENYVDMTSALDYVLHEEVTNNSDSYWCSFFLHKPKDSKGGKVTLGPAWDFNLAMSNGGGMGSTTTDGWQIENPQKQGQGGMMMMGGGLKAPNWLIGMWKDSHYQSELKKRWAELRSGVWHTKTMDAYLDSMKLYITKAADRNFKRWPNLGQGSGQGDPDPEPMKYCNNQNQGGQNQNPWGMWGGGMGGGITMGGNNASTWDGEFEHLRKKMKERMQWMDQQLGFTEPSQPIVTEPVIHDPDWQKDTITQSNYRNVQMENLSRLSPTNYFAVNGDHLEIQTSLGGMFALVDLNGTVLYKTRIGKGLTTLKVPAKAMNRHWIATLNGKMLSR
- a CDS encoding DUF3300 domain-containing protein, which codes for MFTESKAQKVFAFPFNASLTWLCFLIAAILCLPGTTRAQEQFTPAELDTLVSTIALYPDPLLVQVLAASVHGDEIPGASDWANQHKNLKGQELAERIKLEDLPYDESVQALIPFPTVLATMARYQIWTDQLGDAVATQKEAVMDAVQRMRNAAYNHGHLQSNEQVKIIKEKTIIIEPVQKEYIYVPVYNPHVVYYTYSSGYSGLRYRSGVWIGSYYDPWGWNSSRFEWDTHLIYVHDYRWYHNRPRPHHPPRRYAPPPPRTDRHTPPPPRGDRYAVPPSKPAKTPMNHRNAPVSHSYVPQPQHTYSQTNAPVPRTATIKSNNTNWQEDYHNQSRGQTYGNVTATRSSDRNSDRNSSNRSSSNGSSRGGFGRSMRK